One window of Geotoga petraea genomic DNA carries:
- a CDS encoding YiiX/YebB-like N1pC/P60 family cysteine hydrolase yields MKKYFFIINAIIMHIISIIINKFTLFGESSYEISTFFLFSGWGIYILKSLYFSSLKLAKKFKEYNTLKFYLLSVLKTFLLSLITFGSDIFGEYSFILNISLFTYFNLLIVLLLTKLSIMLSTKLKYLKNIISIFIVFSFSLFSFSNPIENINIIYNPVFDYYENYSKISKNSFDFIIEYMAKFITGRELTTREDKFINDEQKKDIIKHLEPGDILLRRMNWQMTNIGVGGFWTHSGMYLGTLEELDKYFEGIEELNNTIYSQWLKQEYPLIYDLMKRNPELILYESNYKGVVLNEFDSMGESDYFSALRPNLSKSEKFLAIKNSFNYFGKSYDYKFNFKDDQDLVCSELLYVAYTKTELLDFKPYYSMGKYYMKPDDFVKYYLNNQEKLSFVIFYDSSEKTKKAFKSTEDSFKNSINRDTLDIISG; encoded by the coding sequence ATGAAAAAATATTTTTTTATAATCAACGCTATTATTATGCATATCATAAGCATAATAATAAACAAATTTACTTTATTTGGAGAAAGTTCATACGAAATATCAACATTCTTTTTGTTCAGTGGATGGGGCATTTATATACTAAAATCTCTTTACTTTTCTTCACTAAAATTAGCCAAAAAATTCAAAGAATACAATACTCTAAAATTTTATCTATTAAGTGTGCTAAAGACTTTTTTACTATCTTTGATTACCTTTGGATCTGATATATTTGGAGAATATAGTTTTATTTTGAATATTTCTCTTTTCACATATTTTAATCTGTTAATTGTCTTACTATTAACAAAGCTATCCATAATGCTTTCCACTAAATTGAAATATCTAAAAAATATTATTAGTATTTTTATAGTTTTTTCTTTTTCATTGTTTTCTTTCTCTAATCCAATTGAAAATATAAATATAATTTACAATCCAGTCTTTGATTATTATGAAAATTATTCAAAAATATCAAAAAATTCTTTTGATTTTATAATAGAATATATGGCAAAGTTTATAACAGGCAGAGAATTGACAACGCGAGAAGATAAATTTATAAACGATGAACAAAAAAAAGACATAATAAAACATTTAGAACCAGGAGATATATTGCTCAGAAGAATGAACTGGCAGATGACGAATATTGGAGTAGGCGGTTTTTGGACTCACTCAGGAATGTACCTTGGAACCTTAGAAGAGTTAGATAAGTATTTTGAAGGCATAGAAGAATTAAATAATACAATTTATTCCCAATGGTTAAAGCAAGAGTACCCTTTGATATATGATTTGATGAAAAGAAACCCTGAACTAATTCTTTATGAATCTAATTACAAGGGAGTTGTTTTAAACGAATTTGACTCAATGGGAGAGTCTGATTATTTTTCAGCTTTAAGACCAAATTTATCCAAATCAGAAAAGTTTTTAGCCATTAAAAACTCCTTCAACTATTTTGGTAAAAGTTATGATTATAAATTCAATTTTAAAGATGATCAAGATTTAGTCTGTTCTGAATTATTATATGTAGCTTATACTAAAACAGAATTATTAGACTTTAAACCATATTATTCAATGGGTAAATACTATATGAAACCAGATGATTTTGTTAAATACTATCTAAATAATCAAGAAAAACTTAGTTTTGTTATTTTT